Genomic DNA from uncultured Ilyobacter sp.:
TCACTGCCATAGCCGGACTCATTTTTTCATGCATCTCTATTATCTCATCAGTATGTTCTATCGATAATCTACTTTTATCATAATTATGCTTTTTTAGTTCTTCATCTATTAAAGCTTTGTCTCCTACAAGTATTATCTCAAGGTGGCTCATTTCATTTATAGCCATTACAGCTCCATTCACCGCCTCCACAGGAGCAAAATCTCCTCCCATAGCATCTAATGCTACTTTCATCTAAACCTCCTAAAATATAAAATCCCTTATCATTCTAACAAAATAAAAAAAAAAAGACAAGATTTTCATCCTGTCTTTTTTTAGAAATTACTCAGCTGCGTTAGCTAATACTTGTTTACCGTTGTAATCTCCGCACTCTAAACATATTCTGTGAGGTCTTCTAGGAGCTCCACATTTGTCACAAGTAGCTAATCCTGTAACTGTTAATCCATCATGAGATCTTCTCATATTCTTTTTAGCTTTAGAAGTTTTCTTCTTAGGTACTGCCATTCTTAGTCCCCTCCTACTCAATTCTTATTTAAATTTAGTTTTTTAATTCAAACAATTTTTTCCATCTAAGGTCTACGCCATCATCTTTATATTTTTCCATCTCTTCCAAACCATCACATTCAGGTTCACACACCGGGTAGGGAGACATTTCCAATATAATTTGCTCTCTGACAAGTCTAGCAACATCAATCTCGCCATCGACGGCTTCTCCTAGTCCCACTTCATCAATCTTGCACTCAGCTTCTAGAGAATTCAAGTACTTTTTAAATGATTTAGATTCTACAAAATTTCCCTGAAACTCTCCGGAAACATCTAAAGATATATCCTTCAAACACCTCACACAGGGTGTTTTCAACTTTGAGCTGTATTCACCACAGACAAAAAAGCCTTTATTTTCAACTTTTGCATAACCTCTGATTTCCACTGGAGCTGCAAGTGTAAGTCCTTCCATTTTACTAACTGTAAATTCAAAGTCAACTCTTTGTTTTTGACTAGCCCTTATTTCCTCTATTTTTATAATCAAGGCTATCCTCCTCATTATAAAACACTCAGTTATTTTACTGATAATTTAGAAAATTGTCAAGTAATTTTTCTTAACAAAGGTTTTAAAACTATTTAGCAGTTCATTCTACCAAAATTTCCATTTTTTTTCAAGCATTCTAAAAAATAATATTCCCGAGAGAAGAAATAAAATCATATGGAATAATTATACTATACGTTAAAAAGAAACTCCATAAGATCTCCATCTTTAACAACATACTCTTTACCCTCAAGCCTTAAGACTCCAGCCTCTTGAGATCCCCTCCAGCCGTTATTTTCTACAAATTCCTCATAGGCCACAACTTTTGCTCTTATAAACCCCTTTTCAAAATCAGTGTGAATCTCTCCAGCAGCTTTAGGAGCAGTATCTCCGATTTTTATTGTCCAGGCCCTCACTTCTTTTACACCAGCTGTAAAATAAGTCTGTAGCCCTAGAAGTTTAAATCCAGCTCTTATCAGTCTGTTAAGCCCTGGTTCTGTCACCCCTAGCTCTTCCAGGAACATGGCTCTGTCCTCTTCCTCCATCTCTTGAAGTTCAGCCTCTACTCTCGCAGAGACGATTGCAACTTCTGCATCTAAGCTTTTAGCATATTCCTTGACCTTTTCTACATATTCATTTCCTGACACAAGGTCATCTTCTGCAACGTTAGCTGCAAACATCATTGGCTTCAGTGTAAGAAACTGATATACCTTAAGCAACTGAATTTCCTCTTCTGAAAAATCTAACGTCTGTAAAAGTTTTGCTTCTTCCAAGTGAGCTTTTGACTTTTCAAGAACCGGCATTATTTTAATCGCATCTTTATTTTTTGCCCTAAAAAGTTTTGACTGTCTTTCAATGGCTCTTTCTACTGTTTCTAAGTCAGCTAGGATGAGTTCTGCATTGATGACCTCTATATCTCTGATAGGGTCTACAGACCCCTCTACATGAACTACGTTTTCGTCCTCAAAGCATCTCACTACCTGGCATATAGCTGCTGTCGATCTTATATTTGACAAAAACTTGTTACCAAGTCCCTCTCCGTTTGCTGCCCCCTTCACAAGTCCTGCTATATCTACAAATTCAACTGTCGCATGTTGAACTCTCTGGGGATTTATTATCTCTGACAGAGCGTCTAGTCTGTTATCGGGTACTGTAACCATACCGATATTCGGTTCGATTGTACAGAATGGATAATTTGCAGCCTCTGCCGCCCCTGCCTTTGTTATGGCATTAAAGAGTGTCGATTTCCCAACATTAGGAAGACCCACAATTCCTATTCCAATCATTAAATTTCTCCTCCTAAAATATCAAAATTTTTCCCATCAATTTTATCACACATTCAAAACTTTGTAAACCTGATCGAATTTCTCCGAAATCTCTCTAAAAAAACTGCCTCTAATGATACTCTGGCAAATGATTTAAGCTAAAAATATGCCTCCGTGGGAAACTA
This window encodes:
- the rpmF gene encoding 50S ribosomal protein L32: MAVPKKKTSKAKKNMRRSHDGLTVTGLATCDKCGAPRRPHRICLECGDYNGKQVLANAAE
- a CDS encoding DUF177 domain-containing protein, which codes for MIIKIEEIRASQKQRVDFEFTVSKMEGLTLAAPVEIRGYAKVENKGFFVCGEYSSKLKTPCVRCLKDISLDVSGEFQGNFVESKSFKKYLNSLEAECKIDEVGLGEAVDGEIDVARLVREQIILEMSPYPVCEPECDGLEEMEKYKDDGVDLRWKKLFELKN
- the ychF gene encoding redox-regulated ATPase YchF yields the protein MIGIGIVGLPNVGKSTLFNAITKAGAAEAANYPFCTIEPNIGMVTVPDNRLDALSEIINPQRVQHATVEFVDIAGLVKGAANGEGLGNKFLSNIRSTAAICQVVRCFEDENVVHVEGSVDPIRDIEVINAELILADLETVERAIERQSKLFRAKNKDAIKIMPVLEKSKAHLEEAKLLQTLDFSEEEIQLLKVYQFLTLKPMMFAANVAEDDLVSGNEYVEKVKEYAKSLDAEVAIVSARVEAELQEMEEEDRAMFLEELGVTEPGLNRLIRAGFKLLGLQTYFTAGVKEVRAWTIKIGDTAPKAAGEIHTDFEKGFIRAKVVAYEEFVENNGWRGSQEAGVLRLEGKEYVVKDGDLMEFLFNV